TAGTGGGGAAAAAGGTCCATCTCAGAGAATTCAGGGTAGGTCGCAAATTGTTCTTTTACCAGATGAATTAAAAGAGGCCATGCCAATGGGGGCTAATTGCTGACGTTGTCTCAGTTTTGCTCCTGTTAAGATAACGAAAAACACTGCTGTGAAATACCACCCATTTAATAAGCTTTGGGCTGATTTCAGGGGCGTAGCCCTCTCCCCCTTTGCAAGAACCTATTCCCTTAGAAAACTGTTCAGAAAGGAGTAATCCCTAGGGCGATGCAGAACGGAGGGTGGAGCAGATAGTTAATGGGCTTAAAAGTGTGAGCAAGAGAATGAGGCAATATTGGCCATTACCTACCGCCCACATATACAGGAAGCAGAAATTGATCTGGAACATTGTGTTTTTGGCTCCAGAAACTAAAGACATCAAGTCATATCTTAAGCTATGTAAATGGGCATGGATCTGTCGAAGTCAGTGGGCCTAATCTGCAGCTGATGTAGAGGGGCATTGCTCCCTGGAAGTCAATGGGCCAGAGAGCCCTCAGCTGGTATTAAGTCAACTTTgcgccattgaaatcaatgaacgACGCTGACTTATAGGAGCTGAAGATCTGGCAGCATTTTCAACCAAGCCTGGTTGAGATCCCGCTTTCATAAAGGAAATCCGCTATCCATTGACTTCCTGGGTGGGAGGTGTCTTCTCTACACCCCAAATATAGTAGAGCAATCCTTGCAAGTgaggttctccccccccccgccaccctgctgtttttctctccctcttcattTCTTTCTGAAGTTCTCACCACCCTTCCTTCGCATTCAGTTCAGACTGGTGGTAGGAGGCCCACTGGGGACCAGCTTTACAGATTAAACATCTCGTCTGACAGAACTTGGTTTTCACCTTTGCCGGCGACCCACCAGCCCCCGGACACAGACTGAAGAACGTGTTTTCAGTGACTATAACTCCCTACACAACAGCCAGACGGGCGTTTTGCAATGACACTGATGACCAGTGTGGCACTGGCTTTTGAGACCCCCACCCCATAATGCTGTTTGGGGAACTAGAATGCACATACCAGCCTCAGGATTCCTGCAACCCCTCTGCACCCCTGTGTGTGCCCCTTGCCGGCTGCTCGCAAGGAGCAAACACCCAAACCGTGCCTCTGAAGCGACCTGGCAGGTGTCACTTTCTGTACAGGTTCCAGAATTCTCGCCTGGGCGTGCCGGGTGCAGTGCATTGCACAAGGCGCCAGATATCattaaagaaggaaaacagtAATGTCACTGTCAGAGGGCGTTGTCTGAGTGTGGGCAAAACTCAGCTCAAGGACAGTATAAAAGCATCTGATCTCTGCGCTGTCTCACCACACCTGACTGATTGTCTCCTCTTCCGCTCTCTGAGACTCAGGTAAGGCTATTTACGAGAAGTAGCCCTATTATTTATATCCTGGCTTTTCCAACCACCTGTCTTGTATCGCGTTTGATAAGCAGGGGATGTTGCCGGGCTGCTTTGGGGAGATCACGAAGCAGGATCCCCCCCACCAAAGTAGGGATAGGAAATGCTGCTGGAGGTACAGGATAGTCTCCAAGGCACACGGAGAGGGCTTTAGATTATGTGTTTGAACATCAGGGGGGTCAGACGCAGGGTTCATGGGAAAGGTAAGTCAGGGAACATCCAAACACCTGCTTTCAGCAGGAAAAGCTGCCTTCATTGATATGCTGCTGGACTAATGCTGAGGAGAGATGGGGTTAATTCCCACTCTGCCATAGCCTCCCTGAGTGAtcataatctctctgtgcctcaattccccatctgtgaatTAGGATCAATAATCCTTTCTCTGCCTAATCCCCTCttagaggcagggactgtctatgcACAGCACCTATTGCCATGGTGGGcttgatctcagctgggacctcTCAGAGCTATTCGAAAACCAGTAATAACATGATACTGTTCTTGACACCGTCTGCAGACTGGACACGCATCGATCAAGGTGGATTGAGACAGAAGGGAGCATTCATTCGTGTGTTAACTGTCTTCCTGCTGCAGGTTCCTTAGACATTCAGCGAGATGACGAGCAAGCTGGAAAAAGCCTTGGATGACATGATCGACGTGTACCACAAGTACTCCGAGAAAAGGCCCAACTCGGATGATTACCTGCAGAAGCATGAGTTCAGGCAGCTGTTAAAGCAGAACGCCAAGTCATTTCTGAAGTGCACTCTGCCGGTAAGCTGAGACATGGCACTGTctggggggaggtgctgggagtctCCATGATGGTGATTTACTGCCCCTGGGGATCTGGCCTATCCTTTCCCTTCGCTTTACTTCTCGGGGAGACCTTCACCACATTGGTGTCCTGAGAGTCAAGTGGGGCAGTAGAAGTTAATTTGAAAGCAAATCTATTTATGCTGCTTTAACCCAAAGTTTGCTCTGCCAGCGTGGAGACGAACACTCGACCGATAAACATCCAGAGAGCAAAAGAGACTGAACTTTATTCTGGACCTTCTCTCTTCCTGTCCTAGGCAAATGCCTTGACGGAAAGGCAGGCTCAGCTAGTAAGGACCAAAGAAATGGCTGAGTAGACTCCGAGAGATGGATGGGGATTTCCTGGAACACACAGAGGGttttctcaaagcactttcactATTCTATTTTCAATGTCAGTGATTAGTAGTCAGCTAACTCCCCCTGAACGTCACCGGGGGCCGGGTGTCTAGCAGCCCTTTGGAGCTTTCAAATCTCTCCCCaaatgcagaagtcacagaatagTATTTTGTTGTTAAAAGTTGCAAGGAGCGTTCAGTGACCACTGCTGGCACTGGGCTGTGCAATCTCCTACCACCCTGTTGCTAATGGAGTCTTCCTTTGACTCTTCCTTCTTTTGCAGTACGGGCAGACGGAAGATGAATACATAGACGACCTGTTTAAGAAGGCCGACAGAAACAGAAATGAATACCTCCATTTCGAAGAGTTTGTTACCACGCTGGCGAAATTGGCCATACATGCTCACGATATCTCACACGAGCCTTGTGATGAAACGCCTGGGAAGCCGGGcgatgggcaggggcaggggcaggggcatgggCATGGGCATGGGCATGGCCCCAATTAACTTGGGTATGAGCCTAATTCTGACCCCGTTGTTGGCAGCTTCTCTGGGCATGGGTGTCATGGCAGTGGCACTAACCCCAGCGATGATCCTAACCACCCAAGTCAGGGAGACGCTGAGTTAAAACAAGACGAAATTTTGCAAATATCAAATGTAACCAGAGAATCTTTGCCTGCCTGGGCTGATAACGTAGCAATAAAACTTGCCTCTCACGCAATCCCTTGTGTCTCTTTGCTGTGTTCTTCTGTCTCCTAACAATGGTGTAATCTGCTGGGCTTGTGTGCTAATCACAGCATGTGAGGGCTCGTGTAAATGGGGGTGGCAGAGGAAGGGTGGCCCGGCAGATAAGATACAAGCAGGAGTCAGGCAATCTGGGCTGTATTtccagcacaggactgggagtcaggactcctgggttctgctctcaCATTTGCCACTGACTCAGGGGGTAAACTTAGCCAAGTCATGTTGCTTCTCATCTGCATGGGCTGGGAGGAAGGATTGTCTGGTGGGTAAAATGGAGGTTCTGGGAGTCAAGACACATGGGTTCTATTCTAAGCAccagccaggattcctgggttctgttcccactgTTGCTCCACTCGGACATTGGGTAAATGTAGGCAAGTTGCTTCCTTTCTGCATTCCTCAGCCTTGGCCTTCTGCCAAACGGCAAGGCAGAATACTGTAGGAAATGAAATACAGCTCAgtagcagaggggctggggcagtgtgAGCAGGGGATTAAACATGACACAATCATGCAATGCTATTCAGATACAGGCTAATGCCATATCAGGTTGCATTCCCACGTTGTTCGTTCAAGTCCTCGCATTGTACTCACATTGGGGAGCAAATGGGACCTGATCCGATACAAGCGTGAGCAGAATACAGTGGACAGCAAGTCTTCTGCTTCCTGCAAGGGAGTGGAGGCAGAGTGCAGGACATGGCCTGACACATCTTCCTCATGGTGCTATTGAGATGCTCAGCTGTGCATGCCGACCCCTGGCCTCACTCCTCTTCCTAGGCGAGGTATTGTGACAGAAGCGCTCTCCTTAATGCTGGGTCAGCTTCTCTAGAGCACCCGTTCTCTCCTATCACTTTATACCCTGTGTTTATGTGCACAACAGTCCATGCTTGCAAAGAGCAATGAGACTGCCCTGACATACAGCTCTCACTGGAGCACATGGTCCCATCCTGATGTTCCCTCCTCCGAAATCCACCGTTAGCTCTGGTGATCTGGCACTTTGCTGGGTGGATGGTCAGGGAGAACTGAACTCCGGACCATCAGTGCTAAAAGATGAGCCTtcaccacttgagctaaaggagtaactccattcaTGAGTAGCGTTAGTAGACTCTTATCCTCTCCTGGAGCAACCACTTGAGTGGGACATGCAACAACCACTGAGCCAGCGGGTTGCATTTGCAACCATGGCTATAATATGCCCATCCCATCTCTGGCTGGATAGGGTACAGTCACTTTTATGTAGCACCACAAAATCACTTAGCCCTGAATCACCAGTTTCTGGAAAGTGACCAGCATGTTCTGCATCCTGGATGGTGTGGCAAGGAACTCCCAGACTAAATGGTGTGATGAAGGTAGAACTTATCCTAGCAAATAGGTACAGAGGATCCTGCCAGCTATCAGGCGATGGACTTTCCTTTGTCCTAGGCGTGTGTCTGCATCTCATCCCAATAGTGCCGACCCCATTCTGAGGTCCAGAATTGTGCCAATAGTTGGGTTTTCCCAGTCTCCATCATTTTCCATATAGGCTCAAAAGACTTTTGAAACCCTCCTAGCCAGGGTGTCTCAGCCACACCTCCTGATCCCACATATTGACTAAAAGCTGCAGCCGATTGTTTGGCTGCACTCATGGTTCAGTCTTAAAAATGTTCCAGAGACCAAATAGCCAAGTGTAGCCCCATTTATTGTCAAAAGGCAGAACTGTACAATATGACATGCAGCCCATCTGTCTGGGAAGCATATTCTCACCTTACACACAAGGTGCACTTCAAAGAGATGCATTTCAGTCAGCAGTATTTATTACCAACCTTTCTCTGCATCCAATCCACCAGTTCAAACCAGTTCCTTAACTTGTTCTGCATCTTGCTTTATTCTGCATGTTAGAATTCCTGGTACTGGTCCGTAAGGTATGTTCTCGTATTGCCCCGTGCCTGGTTCGGTAAACTCCACTCCAGATAGTGATGAGCCATGACACGACTCTCTAAGTGTACTGGGGAGGAAGTATTCATGCGCCTTTGCTCTGACATGGTTCCTATTTTCGAATGTCAAggctgacttcagctttgcaaagGGTTTGTGGGATACCTGACAGGGTGAACAGAACTGTGGGCATATAGTGCGCAGTACATAGTATATAATTGTACTGTAACAATACCAAGCACATAATACCTGTTAACATGATGTATTGGCTAACACTGAACTCCAAccttcctgactcctgctcttTGCACTCGTCTTCCCTGTGCCTGAGTGCTCAGGAAGGATGATCTCTCTGGAAAgccaccagccccctcccacaatccCCAGCAAGCCTGGTTTCAAATAACATATTTCCTCTTATGACATTGAGTCCTCCACTCACTCCCTTTGCCTGGGGAGGTGCTAAACCGATCTGAGTGTCCACACCAAGGTTTGTGCTTGTCTACCTTAAATCGGTTTTTAAGCCAGTGTGTGCAGACAGGACCCAGGAGGCTTTTTGAGGCCATGCAAATCCCACCCAGGGGGCTGGTATGGTAGATCGTGACTTTAGGACTTCGTAGAGGGGGTACTGTCATTCAGGTCCCAACGCTGTCTAGGCACAGAGGCAAACAAAGGGGATGGCTGAAGGCTGGAGCTGATTGTTTTGCAGATGTGCTTATTGGAATGCAAAAATTTTCAGCCTGGTCAAATGGGCTCATTAAAGGAGATTGCTGCCAGCTGCGCAGAAAAGATTTCGGTCTGTGTAGATATGGGGCAACAAGCAACCAGGTCAGAACATGTTCTCTAGATTAGCTCCCAAGATCTATGAAatgagaagcaaaaaaaaagagaggctaTTTTGGAGGCAATTGATACTAAATCTTCCAGAGTCACTTGAAACCGGGAGTCAGTCCCACGTGAAACTGGGGTCTGAGCTGTCCAGGGGTGGGAGACAAATCCAGGGAGTTTGGAAGAATGACAGCACTGAGTGTGTTCAGGGCCTGACAGCCTTTACTGATTGCTCTGCACCTGTCTAACGCCCAATTCTTTTTTGGGCTGACTAAATACGTACGTTGCAAAATGACAAAAGCAATTTCGAACTGGAAGAAAGGTGTGCAGTTTT
The genomic region above belongs to Gopherus evgoodei ecotype Sinaloan lineage chromosome 24, rGopEvg1_v1.p, whole genome shotgun sequence and contains:
- the LOC115639435 gene encoding protein S100-A7-like, with amino-acid sequence MTSKLEKALDDMIDVYHKYSEKRPNSDDYLQKHEFRQLLKQNAKSFLKCTLPYGQTEDEYIDDLFKKADRNRNEYLHFEEFVTTLAKLAIHAHDISHEPCDETPGKPGDGQGQGQGHGHGHGHGPN